One Dehalococcoidia bacterium genomic region harbors:
- a CDS encoding shikimate dehydrogenase, producing MSETKLLGVIGYPLGHSLSPAFQQAALDALGIDARYERWETPPGALEERVAALRDPLCLGANVTVPYKERVIPLLDELDEVATQAGAVNTIVNRGGRLMGHNTDVDGFLRALREAGDFEPRGCIALVLGAGGAARAAVLALVRSGASLVYVANRTYHRVFRLVEDLRPLAARTRLVSLPLTYAALQGASVGWDLVVNCTTLGMPGTVDANKSPLPAELIPADCLVFDLVYRPDPTPLLRDAETRGARVLDGLPMLVYQGAESFRLWTGREAPIEVMFRAAREALTAAAAGGR from the coding sequence GTGTCGGAGACGAAGCTGCTGGGGGTTATCGGCTACCCCCTCGGCCACAGCCTGTCGCCTGCCTTCCAGCAGGCGGCCCTGGACGCCCTGGGCATCGATGCTCGCTACGAGCGCTGGGAGACGCCGCCCGGAGCCCTGGAGGAGCGGGTCGCCGCCCTGCGGGACCCCCTCTGCCTGGGCGCTAACGTCACTGTGCCTTACAAGGAGCGGGTCATCCCCCTCCTGGACGAGCTGGACGAAGTGGCGACCCAGGCCGGGGCTGTCAACACCATCGTCAACCGCGGCGGCCGCCTGATGGGCCACAATACCGATGTGGACGGCTTCCTGCGAGCGCTGCGGGAGGCGGGAGACTTCGAGCCTCGAGGATGCATCGCCCTGGTGCTGGGCGCGGGCGGGGCGGCGCGAGCGGCCGTGCTGGCCCTGGTGCGCTCGGGGGCGTCCCTCGTATATGTGGCCAACCGCACCTATCACCGCGTCTTTCGCCTGGTAGAAGACTTGCGGCCCCTCGCCGCAAGGACGAGGCTGGTCTCCCTGCCCCTGACCTACGCAGCCCTGCAAGGGGCGTCGGTCGGGTGGGACCTGGTGGTGAACTGCACCACCCTGGGCATGCCGGGGACAGTGGACGCCAACAAGTCGCCCCTGCCGGCGGAGCTGATCCCGGCCGACTGCCTGGTGTTCGATCTCGTCTACAGGCCCGACCCGACGCCTCTCCTGCGGGACGCCGAGACCCGCGGCGCCCGCGTCCTGGACGGCCTGCCCATGCTGGTCTACCAGGGGGCCGAGTCCTTCCGCCTGTGGACAGGACGGGAGGCCCCCATCGAGGTGATGTTCCGGGCCGCCCGCGAGGCCCTGACAGCTGCTGCGGCCGGGGGTCGATAG